The Silene latifolia isolate original U9 population chromosome Y, ASM4854445v1, whole genome shotgun sequence sequence taacaattggggggtttgttgaattgatttctaaactacgagattaaaggaaggaaaaataaaagtaaagagcAGTAAGACAAGATAAaaggtttaaactatcaagagagaagggacatgtcgggatttcggttcagtgcggtagtccagtgactcagctttAAATGATTCAGAcaaactaatgtgagacggatgttgaaaggtcctttcggtccactttctatcctaaattaccactaacttaactttcatcatcattagggtagtctactgttcatagcaggcctatttagtccaatatttcgatccaggattaattttagacagattaaagggtgacatagaagcgtgcactcaactaagtcgaataaatacaattaaattgctatggtgacggGTCTCACAAttctacatcgtcacatttctaccaccgatcccctaatcccaaaataaaaggggtttagctactcatatcgctaattaaactaacaacaaataattttccagcagtaaacataatgaaataaccaataaatcgcataaagagaaattaaggcaaaaggaataataagaaaaacagataattaaagcaacaaaaaggttaattattaataaaggaagagaaggaattacaatcaatgcgattccggcgtaaagaacgatcgAATCCGAGTAATAATAATCCcaaacaaagttacagtgaatgATGAAAAGTACGTAGCAAAGTTTACAGTAGGAAATTTGATAGATGAAAAGATATCAttaacctagttaacataggtttaaatagaaaagcaaacaaagtttagcgaaataattaaCACACGGGCTGATTAAGCCCATTAACcatcgaaaccactcgatcgagtggattaaaaccactcgatcgaccaactcttcagcaaaatccactcgatcgatcaaatagttactcgatcgagtgaatggtctttctgcaacttaaggatcgagtagtaaactactcgatcgaccaatctgggacgtgaaaccactcgatcgagtggtaaaactgctcgatcgaggactttgactttatttcagctcaagtccgcgcctaattgcctcgtaatccgtgccacgacgcttccaaacacagtatctcactcaggaaaatcccatctcctctaaatgcatgcaaaaaggacgaaaaagagtacgattccactactttcgcgttcatttctacaaaatggacataacgaaccaaagtagccaattcggggcaaaataccataaaaatagtatgaaaatgtatagaaatacgtgctgaaataggctaaaaagactatacattaggcatgtatcaaccatataaaaccatccgaaTATCAACTGACTGACAAATAGAGTACAAGttcccttcatttggcacacaactcagtaatctcatacacaatctcctcaaaaatatggaataagaatggaggagttagacggtcacaaactttccttttttaataccgtctaaatgaatcaactAAAACataacaaatattttcaaacatcttttttttttctttcacttgaaacacaacttttttcattttttttgtctttttctttcttcttttctttttcacgtttttcttttttttttttctttttcaattctttttttttactttcttatttctttttcacgtttttcttcttttttttttctttttcaattcctttttttttctttctttttctccttcctctattttcACCAATTCCAATCAAATAAtatgggccaaactgcagacggaaaatcataccacaaaaggacatactaaactagcttgactaggcaggctcagtttgggatgcaGCTAATGGGttaaaaaggcaagttttggcttaagtggagctaaatgggtgaaaaatataagaaaaagggaaaatttgcaagcacctccccgcatgtgacaccgaccacaaacctgaatgtgtgcatttgacaagaaatcgaatgtcataaaagtgcacaAATGAttaacatgctatgcaaggagtactactctcaattcctaatgaactggtcatgaatgtcaccagttatgggctctaaacctcaAAAATtctaaagtaggttgccaatttataggtcaagtctaaacagtcagctatatttgaacaaaaactcgtagactattgGTCGGGACTATGTCTTTttggtaacttgtcgttaggagcacttagaccaaaatacaatttatagctttacaaacaactctacaattagtaaagaggcaagtaaaggtcggatcccaagggacgggaattgagatgagatttctattgcaactagtggtgtcttaggggtgtcacaattggggttgatgtagaaagtcactaaactaaatagcaatgaaagtaaacaagcaagatgaattaaaagggttgtaaacaattgataaaaagcactagggtgtcatggggtcataagggattcatgggaattgatcatacaaacatgttctcaaattataagcaagcaattattgttgtgatggatcgagttggtttatatcttacaatcctaggaaagtttgggtcccggagccgaatcaattagattgtacaacaaccacaagtcgacttagtcttccctactcaacaacatgcatggtctaatgagactcgagttggtttatgtcttacaagcctcattgaaaagataggtgatgggtaaaaaatgcaaggattcatagactcacatttcatcaaacataacatgtgcatgagttgagatcacaacaagcaagcaaaataaactatgaattactcactcattatcatgttgaacatgctagcaaggttgtcaatcataccaacaaagtgaaacatgatgaataaatgaaagtaattaacaataattaaaaagggattaagagaattatacctactaatgattccaataataaagcaaagaataaaagaagtacttgatgcttgattgagaggttgtcaatctcccaataataactcaaataatcttcaattacccacaataaaggatgaacaagagagagattaaggaaataaaacttgtattaaaacttgattaattgttgattacaatattaaagagagatttgattgatattaactacactaaagattgctaagaagaacatgctcttcaaattagactaatgaggtatttatagtggggattaggtgtaggaattagggttaactaagggcttaaatgacgattaagtccctacttaaggaaacgccggtctttttggaaagatgggcatctttcttgaagcttgaagaaacgaaattggtctgccttggaatccgggcgtctttagcacgggacaggcggattcggtggtctctgcccgggcgtcttgtggagaagacgggcgtcttctggagctgctgcccgggcgtcttggggagaagacgcacagattgtggtgatggagacgggcgtcttctggggaagacgcacggattgctgggcagtctgctttcttcttcttttcttcctttttcttcataaaatccttgggaatttcctcggggatgcaaggatcttttctcatcattgcccatctactatagtatgtacaaaggccttctaatcttgtctctccgtgatgcttggtcattgaattcaatcaatttagtctcattttgccatgaaaatgcaaggtttgcactcctttcctaccaagggatcaaaacctcaaagaatatgcaaaacaaagaactaaagacaataaatgacccaaatatgcactaaaaagcatgggaacaaggctaattaggggactaaatatgctctaattatggtcacatcaaatatccccaaaccgaacctttgctcgtcccgagtaaagaggtgacaaagactaggaccattatttaaactaacctaataacatagccgatatgagacaattagcgggtctcactccgccccttcaactcacaacaagacaaccatgaggtaggattccttcttgcaaggcaaggtgggtcttgccaaaatggcgacacatccaaacattaggcacacaaaatcaaataatggatgcatctacaaaagaatagccactttcctcatctaagtggcggaaattatctacaagggaaacaattcaagggtacacactccttcatagatgcaattttttcaaactactaagcctagaaggataccaataaatcacctccaagttgtgtcaagttagggtacctttgtcctcaatcgataaatgcttttgtcaagagtagactccctatggtgttagaaacactggaggatcgcggaattccccctcttgcctagacaagaagaagggtcgtcccctctctaccatgcacaaaaatggatacgatggataaagggatcgatagatatttgagtttcactttgggagtttgcttttgtttttgtttttccccccaatttcttgtggcctataacatttgagaacactttcttgccatttctttttgatttttggcatttcaacacttgacaactttcaacttttctttgcatttcttttgaacattttcaaagtcaccccatatgtagtgtgggtggcttatatttgaagctttaggagttctatttttgctcctcctttcatttgatgcatttttttttttgcaaactttctttcactttgtgagatccctgaaaaaatctcaaTTTTGAAAATAAGTAAATAGTATGGAGTCGcgagtaggttttataaaaaaacatacaaaaataaagttaacggaaaaggcccattttgatccctggtatgaggactgatccgtcactccggtctgaaccaaagattgcggattcgggggtaaaggtacgatcagggaaggtgttaggcacccggatcgcccatcaaactgacggcctctactatttatttgtaatattatatatttgacgaaattaagACGAAAAGAAgcttaattatacaatttaatacAAATTATGTAGAAAAACAAATTAACTAGGttagtaaatacaataaaatagagaatttaaataaaaagacaaaatataagaattaaataaaaaaaagaaaaaacttatttgaatctggtaccctcgggcctatgtgtatgttgactattaatgaatttcgactttgtcgttaattaacggctcttatgcgcttatattgAAACTGGGACGATTTATTGAATGGTTTGATTTTAAAACTGGGATAATATTTGAGACGGAGTGTAAGAGTAGTGTTTCGGGATCTAATCTTGAGCTTGATAGCGTATTTGTGTGCTTCTCGCAATATTGTGTTCGTCCTCTCTTCTGTGTCCTCTTTTGTATGGGTGCAACCGTGTATTTATATGGTCTGATTGACTTGTGTCCTACGGTATATATGAATTGGTGTTCTGATCAACTTTCTAACTATTCTGATAATTATTCCTCCAACATGATAAACTAGTTGGCAACTTTAATCTTATTTTCTGACAAATTCTATCCTTGGCATCACGCTTTATGGGATAGTATGCATCTTATTTTGACTAGGATTAGTGCACTACACTAGTTTTCCTTATTATTTCCTCGGACAACTAATCAACCAAATTTTTGGTGTTGACAAATTGGGTTTAACCGAACAATTGTGAGCTGTGCACTAAATAATTATAACTCCATCGTATTTTCTTGGTTTCGGGCCAATAATAAGTCACTTGACTAATTAACACTTTTGAGTTTTATCAAATGGTTATAACACGAAATGGGGTTAAATGAGAATATAAGGCTTTTCGGTGGGTTTGGGTCATTTTCAGTAATTTCTCggaaaataagcgtaaagagccgtAAATTattaacattgtcaattttcatttaatCATTTAGGTTTAGCCTCATCACCGGGTACCcttaaggctaggtagacattttgaggtgtctacagaagcccccactttgaccgagtctgagtaagacgaaggtcaaagtagtccgaTCGGGACAGATAAATGATAAGAAACGTACCTGGGCCACTTATATTACCTGTCTGGAGTAGCTGGAATCTGGAGCTGGCTTATcaaaactttgttttactaatcTGAAATGAAGCTGGAACTGGTGCAACGAAACTTTGGAACTagtatagccaaactttgttcaGCTGGTCTGGAACTGGCATGACAAAACATTGTTTTGTCAATCTGGAATGGAgctggtaaaactttgtttcaccaatATGGCTTGAcatggcaaaactttgtttcgccggtctggaatctggtaaagcaaaactttgttttgctgTCTGGAATTTGgaatagctaaactttgtttagctggtctggaatctggtaGAGCGAAACTTTGTTTCACTTAAGAGTGTACCTGCAAAATCtgatttcacaagctcgaatgcgtgtcagggcccgccgaccgaggattcaaaactttattttgaaaagggattagaatgtaaaatttgattttacaaactaggatttgcaaaattttatttcgcaaaaggcaagttcagaaaattttattttaagaactcagatgcatgtcagggcctgccgaccaaggaattcaaaattttattttgaaaaaggatggataagatcgtaaaattttattttacaaactttgatgcgtgttagagcccgccgaccgataagtttgaaaattgcaaaattttatttcgcaaaagggcaagttcagaaaattttattttaagaactcaaatgcatgtcagggcctgccgaccaaaggaTTTGAAAATTACAAAATTTTATTCGCAAAAAAAGCAAGGTTTAAACTTGAATTCTCAAAACTAGTAAGTGTAGAATTTTATTTCACAAAAATagaaatgtataaaattttattacCGAGTAAGACATACGTTAAACACGCTTACTTAAAAAGACGAATGAAAAAAGATATACGGGTACATCTATTTTGCCCGTATGGAGATGGATCATTTTTGTTGACTCACACAATTGTAATTGATGTATTCATTATTGAATATACTCCACAAAGTTTAGGGAGGACGAGCTTCATTTTGCTTCTGACCAAACTTTACTTTCCCCTTTTTTAGTTCAATTTCTTCATTTCATCAGAAACCAGTAAATCGCCCTCttctttgatttgattttttttccttaatTCATCTATTGTTGGTCAGAACATTAAAGCCCAATCGTCCTCGGAGATCAGCGCCTATGCCGCCATAGCCATTGCCCCAACTCTGTACCGGCAATGAGGTGACTGCTCGCTCCTGATATGGGATGCGATTAGCGGTTTTCTGCCGCCATAGCTATCGTTCGAGCCCCTGATTGCGATCGGATGACCGATTACGGAACTCCATCGAAGTAAGTACCACTTTTTTTCGATTGATTTCTAATTTTTACTCTTTAAATGATTGCTAAAACGTACTATTCTGATTGGGACGAGATCAGCGTGGATTGCGCCTTGGCCGTCATTCCAGCACTTGATTGGCGATAAGATGGTTGGCGTCGGAGCACTGTTGAACTGGTTCCTGATATGGAAGGAATTCAGCGGAGGTGTGCCGCAATTTGAGCCCCCGATGGGTGATTGGATGTCTGATAAAGGAGCCTCATCGGATCTTGTATGTTTTGATCGGACTTTCTGTCAGATTGTATGTGTTTCTCCCTCCTTATTGAATGATTTCATATCTTAAATTTTTTTTTGaccctttcttttgctttgtTTTATATTTTGCTTGATCTCAGGAACAAATTCATGTGCTCACTGATGATGCATGATGATGTTAATCATGTATGATGATGCATGATAATATATGGTAGATGATGCATGATGCATGACCATGACACTAATTCTAAAGTACTTACTGCAATGAATACTACACTTAGCTAATTGatgattaactaagttaacataGAGACGTCTCACATTTCCTTACTAGTCCTGTTAAAATATTTTGATTTTCAAAACGTGCTATTTAGCATGATCCGGAGAGGGGCGGCGTATTCGAATTCGGATAAGAATCCCGCCTTTGACcctgcttttttttttcttagaaAGTTCAGCTTATCGACTTCTACTAGAATTCTTAAATCTCAGTAGCAAATCTGCATCTGACAAGGAGGCGTATCTGGTAACTCCGTATTTAATATGGATAAAGATTTCTATTAGCCCCATGCTTTGTTCTCTTTAAATAGCACTCTTATCTTTAAACTTCTCCATCTCAAATTTTTCTCTTCACTCACAATGTCTCAAAATTTTGAAAACGCTCTAAAATTATGGCTTGAAAACCTCACAAAGGATGAAAAGGACTACATCATTGGTGTTCAGCTGGGACCCTTGCTGCTATCACTGAAACAAGCTAAGATCTCCTGAGAATTTTTACGCGCTGCTGCTTTATTTTGGGATCCCGAAGTTCACGTGTTCCGCTTTGGGGATCGTGAGATATGTCCTATGACGGAGGAATTTAGTGCCATCCTTGGATCATCTGTTCAATCTTCTCCCGTGCTTCCTAGTCTCGATGATGATTTAAGAAAAGACTTCAAAGATTATCTGGGCATTACTACTCGTGTTGATGAATTTTTAAACGGACGTAGGGTAAATCTATGTCATCTGATCGCGCACTTCACTTCCCCTAGCTATCCCAGGACCGTGATTGACTTCCATTATAAAAAAACGGGCATTGGTGTTATGCCTGCTCAACCGTTATCTATTTGTAAGCCCTTCCAATGTTTACGGACACGGCTGCCTTCTAAGAGTAGTAAAGCACATGCGCAATGACTGCTCACCTATGCCTCTGGTCTTAGCTGAAACTCTTCATTGCTTAGATACCTTACGACATAATCCAGAAGCTGCATTCTGCGGTAGCCCCCTGTTACTTTAGGTAATTTCTTGTGTCATTCACACAACTCACATATTTTCCTATTTCtgattccttttcttttttttttcgattcctctcttttttttcgattcatctctttttttttcgattccttttttttttcgacCTGGTGTGGGTCAtcttatttctattttttttttctgaccTGGTGTGGGTcatcttatttcttttttttcctgACCTGGTGTGGGtcattttatttctttatttttcctGACCTGGTCTGGGTCATTTTATATCGATAAATCTTTGTCCTAGGTATGGCTACAAGAGCGTATGCGGCTAGTTTAACGACCTCTCGATCCCAAATCTTATCAACCTCATAGCTTCGCTGGAAGACAAAGAGTTGTGAAAGGGGAGCAGCCACTTAGCTACTGTAGGGAACGGATGAACAGTGGGTTTCCAATTCGTTGGACTATATCATGGTGGCACATCCCTGCTATGAGGGCCCCGCGATCCTCTATAGCATACTATAGACTACCTGGCCTTACTCACTCCTCTTTCATATTTCCTTCTCGCTTGTTACGACAATTCGGGCGAAAACAACGAGTACCTTCTTTAGATACTATTTCTCCTTGAATTTCTCCGATGACCCATTCTTATCTCGCAGAATCGGTATCAATCCGGAATGCACGTAGGTTCTGGACTATACAAAAGGTTCCTGACTCAACCTAGATAAGCGATCATTATAAGGTTTGGATGACATCACACTCTATAGAGGAACGCGAATCAGCTCATCAAGCAGAACGTAGGTTGCAACTTGATGCTATTGAGGTGGGAGAAGGACCTGACCTGACTCAGACAAACTCTAAGACTCAAGACTCTAGTAGAGGACACAAAAGTAGAGGTAGTAGAAGTCTGGTTTGGAAAAGAAAGAAGGATCAGAATGACCCGGATGATCAGAATGAAGCTAGAAAGAAGAGTACAATGGCTAACGAACCTAAGAAGTGACAATAAGTGGCATCTAGAGCCTTATAAATGTAGTTGTAGCTTATTAGGATTGAAATAAAGGGATGGATTATGAACTCTACAAACCTCAAAGTTTGTGTaggaatttttttctttttttttactgcCATGATAACTCTAGATATAGAATAAGAGGAACGATTGTTAGTTTTCTCCGATTAGTTGCCACTTTTTTTTTGAAAACTCCTAATTGGGAGCGATATATATTGATATGAAAACTTGCTACAGAttctaataatttttttttgaaccTGTTACTTTTttctaagttttttttttctttttctgttttatctcctctttttttttgtgaaaaaaaaaacctGAGAGGGGTCTCCATTCTGAATTGCTGCCTACTCTGTTTGCatccttctttgtcttctccttccttgtttattcattatgttgtGGCTGTCCTTTATGTCTGACTGCTGCTACTGGACTTCATTCATTATTTTTGGACCTGGTAGGGGTCTTTTCTCTTTTGTTtaataattttttgtttttttgtttttggaccTGGTAGGGGTCTccattctgatttttttttttttttttttttttttttttttttttgcgatttGGCAGGGGCTTTTTACCATTTTTCTTTAACTTGTGATGGGTCTTTAACTTGGGAGTGATGTGTATCTTCCATTAGACCTGAGATGGtccttttggttttttttttggactgttgctgcgtttttttattttactcttttacttaacattaattttttttttccgaccTGGGAGGGGTCTTTTTTTTGGTATACTTACACATGATATTTCTTCAACTGATCAAGATTGGTTAATTGACTGAACTCAACCCCTTCTATATGCCTCGGTTTACCTTAATCGCCCCTCCTTTTAAAATCTTTTTAATTATGTAAGGCTGCCCCGATTTGGTTTAAACTTGCCTCTCGGGTCTCTGACCGGTGCCCGTATTTCTTTAAGAACTAAATCTCCATCTTTTAAGTTCCTTGCCCTGACCTTTTTATTAAAAGAACGAGAAATCCTTCTTTGGTATAACTGAACTTGGTTAAGAGTTGCTAGTCTTTTCTCATCTTTTAATAGCAATTCTTCATATCGAGCTTGTACCCAATCCACTTCCGGTATTTGGCTTTCCAATGCGATTCTAAGAGAGGGAATTTCAAGTTCTATAGGAAGTACTGCCTCCATCCCGTAGATTAGTGAATATGGTGTTGCACCGGTTGGTGTTCTAACCGACGTACGATATCTTCATAAGGCGAAAGGCAACTTTGCAGGCCAATCATGATACTTTTCTGTCATCTTTTCAATTATAGTTTTCACATTTTTATTCGCCGCTTCCACTGCCCCATTCATTTGTGGTCTATACGTAGACGACTTACGCTGCTGGATCTTGTAATGTGTTAGTAAGTCAGCCACATCTTTCTTAAAATGGGAACCATGATCACTAATCAACTCATGAGGGACACCATACCTACAAATTATGTTTTCGGTGATGAACTTGGCAACATATTTAGAAGTCAAGGTAGCATAAGACGCTGCCTCAACCCACTTAGTAaagtagtcgattgctactaaTATAAATTCATGTCCTCCGGTTCCTTTGAGAGTGATTTTGCAAATTATATCTATGCCCCATATTGAAAATGGCCAAGGTGATGCCAAATTGTACAGCAATGAAGGTGGTATATGTTGTGCATTGGCATAAATCTGGCATTTATGACACTTCTTAACGTACTGAGTACAATCATGTTCCTGTGTCGACCAAAAATATCATATCCGCATTATCTTTTTTGCTAAGATTCGACCGTTCATGTGCGGTCCGCAGTACCATTATGCACTTCTTCCATAATTCTTTGAGCTTCCTTTTCATCCACGCATAAAAGGAGTACCCCTTGCTGAGATTTCTTGTACAATTTTCCTTGACTAAGAAGAAATTGTGCTGCAAACCTTTTGATAGCGCGCTGCGTCCTGACATCAGAATCTGGCGGAAAGCCACTTCCTAAATGGTAGTTCAATACGTCTATGAACCATGGTTCCTCTCTTCTTTCAATGCATAATGGGATATTTTCTAATTCATTTGGAATATTGATCATCGACGCCAATTTGgctagagcatctgcaaattggtttTCATCTCGAGATAAATAAATGAACTTCGGATCGTCAAAATGCTTGAGAATGGTTTCTAGGTATGTTTGGTAAAGTGCCAGGCCCTCACTTTTGACTTTCCATTTTCCCAAAATCTGATTTATAACGAGTGACAAATCTCCGTATACTCTGAAGTTTTTAATCCCCAAGGCTGCTGCCGCTCGAAGTCCTAATATACacgcttcatattctgcttcattattTATGACGCTAAAATCTAACTTAACTGAAAGAGGGATATGTGCCCCATCTGGTGAAATCAAAAGTACCCTTATGCCATATCCCTTTTGATTGGATGCGCCATCGAAAAATAACTGCCACGCTTCATCATCTATAACAAATATTTCCTCGTCAGGGAAGTTGTATGCTTGGAGTCgccactgtgagatccctgaaaaaaatcTCAATTTTGAAAATAAGTAAATAGTATGGAGTCGCCactaggttttataaaaaacatacaaaaataaagttaacggaaaaggcccATTTTGATCCCTGGTAtagggactgatccgtcactccggtctgaaccaaagattgcggattcgggggtaaaggtacgatcagggaaggtgttaggcacccggatcgcccatcaaactgacggcctctactatttatttgtaatattatatatttgacgaaattaagacgaaaagaaggttaattatacaatttaatacaaattatttacaaaaacaaattaactaggttagtaaatacaataaaatagagaatataaataaaaaagacaaaatataagaattaaataaaaaaaaaagaaaaaacttaTTTTAATCTGGTACCCTCAGacctatgtggatgttgactattaatgaatttcgactttgtctttaattaacggctcttatgcgcttatattgAAACTGAGACGATTTATTGAATGGTTTGATTTTAAAACTAGGATAATATTTGAGACGGAGTGTAAGAGTAGTGTTTCGGGATCTAATCATGAGCTTGATCGCGTATTTGTGTGCTTCTCGCAATATTGTGTTCGTCCTCTCTTCTGTGTCCTCTTTTGTATGGGTACAACCGTGTATTTATATGGTCTGATTGACTTGTGTCCTACGGTATATATGAATTGGTGTTCTGATCAACTTTCTAACTATTCTGATAATTATTCCTCCAACATGATAAACTAGTTGGCAACTTTAATCTTATTTTCTGACAAATTCTATCCTTGGCATCACGCTTTATGGGATAGTATGCATCTTATTTTGACTAGGATTAGTGCACTACACTAGCTTTCCTTATTATTTCCTCGGACAACTAATCAACCAAATTTTTGGTGTTGACAAATTGGGTTTAACCGAACAATTGTGAGCTGTGCACTA is a genomic window containing:
- the LOC141630983 gene encoding uncharacterized protein LOC141630983, whose amino-acid sequence is MFTAASPVSAATTVTATTTASTAASLSSSVVVTAATTSTSATVSTPMADSPAVTLALRAALVPRTVTGRSSTSGSRGRGRGRGRARARATPAPRISQWRLQAYNFPDEEIFVIDDEAWQLFFDGASNQKGYGIRVLLISPDGAHIPLSVKLDFSVINNEAEYEACILGLRAAAALGIKNFRVYGDLSLVINQILGKWKVKSEGLALYQTYLETILKHFDDPKFIYLSRDENQFADALAKLASMINIPNELENIPLCIERREEPWFIDVLNYHLGSGFPPDSDVRTQRAIKRFAAQFLLSQGKLYKKSQQGEHDCTQYVKKCHKCQIYANAQHIPPSLLYNLASPWPFSIWGIDIICKITLKGTGGHEFILVAIDYFTKWVEAASYATLTSKYVAKFITENIICRYGVPHELISDHGSHFKKDVADLLTHYKIQQRKSSTYRPQMNGAVEAANKNVKTIIEKMTEKYHDWPAKLPFAL